The region CCAGGCCCTGGAGCGCCGCCGGCACCAGACCCACGGCGCTGGTGACGCTGGTACGGCCGCCGACCCAATCCCACATGGGAAAGCGGGCCAGCCAGCCTTCTTCCCGCGCCCGCTCATCGAGGGCCGAACCGTCGCCGGTGATGGCCACCGCCCGCGGCGCGAAGCCAAGGCCGGCGGCCTCCATGGCCCGCTGCGCCACCAGCAGGCCGTTGCGGGTCTCCGGCGTGCCGCCGGATTTGGAGATCACCACGCAGAGGGTGGTGGCCAGGCGATCCCCCAATTCGGCGAGGGTGCGGGCCATGCCGTCGGGATCGGTGTTGTCGAAGAAAGCCAGGCGCAGGCGATCCCGCCCCGGCTGCCCCAGGGCGTCCGCCACCAGCTGAGGCCCCAGGGCGGAGCCGCCGATGCCGATGACCAGCAAGTCGGTGAAGCGCTCCTCCCCCGGCGGCCGCAGCTCCCCGCTGTGGACCTTCGCAGCGAAGTCTTTCGTCGCCCGCTGGGCTGCACGGATGGCGGCGGTCTGCTCTTCGCTGGGGGCCAGCTCCGGCGCCCGCAGCCAATAATGCCCCACCTGCCGCCCTTCGTCCGGATTCGCCACCGCTCCCGCCTCGAGCTCCGTCATGGACTCGAAGACCCGCTCCATGGCGGTGCTCATGCCGGGGAAGAAACCCTCGCCGAAATCCATGCGGCTGATGTCCAGCCGCAGTCCCAGCTCGCGGTCGTCGAAGGTGTATTGGCGGTATCTCTGCCACAGGGTTGCGGTGCTCATCGGTGATCGGTCTCCTGAAATTCAGTCCTTGCTTGGGAAGTATGGCATGGCCCCGGAAGAGAAATCCTGGTGCCCATGCTCTAGCGTGGGCACCCACCACGCTCAGAGACGGGCATTCAACCAAGCCCCGCTCCAGCGGGGCTGAGCCTTCCGCTGCCCCCCGCCCTCGACGCTGGAGCGTCTCCCCGGAGCTCCCACGCCGGAGCGTGGGAGCGAGCTATGCCGGCGCTCCCAGGGATTCCATCTCCCAAAGGCCTTGCCTCACCCCGGCCGCCGAGCGTAGTGTGAAACTCCAGGAGAAATACGGACGAGCCATGAGCCAAGATTCTCGCACCACCGACCCGGAAAACCCCGGCGACACCCTGCCTCCCGCCGAAGCGGGGCTCTACCTCCAGGACGGCGCGCGGCCGGATCCGGAGTTCCAGCTCGGGGATTTGGAGGAGCTGCGGCGGCGGGCGGCGTCGGCGGAGACGCCGGTGGAGGAGCGGCTGGAGGCCTTCGAGGACATTCTGGACTCGGAGGTCGGGGACACCCACTTCGGCCGAGCCCGCAACCTGGAGCGAGCCCTCGGGCTGCGCCAGCTCTTCCTCAAATTCGAGGGCGGCAACCCCACCGGCACCCAGAAGGACCGCATCGCCTTCGCCCAGGCCCGGGACGCCCTGCGCCGGGGCTTCGACACCATCACCGTCGCCACCTGTGGCAACTACGGCGCCGCCATGGCCCTGGCGGCGTCCATCGCCGGGCTGCGCTGCCTGATCTACATCCCCGAGGGATACCACACCCGGCGACTCCAGGAGATGACCCGCTTCGGGGCGGAGATCGTACGCTTCAACGGCGACTACGAAGCCACCGTCGACGCCTCCCGCCGGCGCGCCGCCGACGACGAGCTCTACGACGCCAACCCCGGCGGCGACAACACCGACTTGCAGCTGGAAGGCTACGGTCAGATCGCCCTGGAGATTTACGACGAGCTGCGGGATGCTCCGGCGGTGGTGGCGGTGCCGGCGTCCAACGGCACCACCCTGGCGGGAATCTACAAAGGCTTCCTGCGCCTCTACCGCCGCGGCAAGACCTCGCGCATGCCGCATATGGTGGCGGGCTCGTCGGCGCATAAGAATCCCATCATCCGCTCCTTCCTCCGCGGCCATCAGCACTGCGAGGACTTGGATCCGGCGCGGGTGCGCGAGACGGTGGTCAACGAGCCCCTGATCAACTGGCATTCCTACGACGGCGACCAGGCGCTGGAGGCGTTGCGCGCCAGCGGCGGCTGGGCGGATCATGTCAGCGACCGCCAGATGCTACGCCTGGCTCGACAGCTCTTGGAGCGCGAGGGACTGAGCGTGCTCCCCGCCTCCACCGCCGGACTGGTGGTGCTGCTGACCCGCCACGCCGCCGAACCGCTGCCCGGCGACCGCTACGTCGCCGTGCTCACCGGGAGAAAGTGATGACCGACCCCAGAAGTCCAGAGGCCAGAACCCCCGACGCCAGACCCCCCGACGCCAGAACCCCGGACGGCAGCGCCATCGTCTACTGCCAGGGTGCCTTCAACACCCCCAACGGCAAGACCGCCCACGGCCTGGTGCGTCGCACCGAGCGCTATCGGGTGCTCTCGGTGGTGGACGCCGCCCACGCCGGGCAGGACGCCGGTCAGGTCCTCGACGGCAAGCCCTCGGGAATCCCCATCTACCCCGACGTCGCCACCGCTCTGGAAGCCTCCCACCGCGCCGCCGGCGGCCCGGCGAGCCATCTGGTCATCGGCCTGGCGCCGGACGGCGGGCGGCTGGGGCCGGAGCATCGGGAGGCGGTGGCGGGGGCCATCCGGTCCGGCCTCCACGTCGACTCGGGGCTCCACGACTTCCTCACCGAGGATCCGGAGCTGAGCCGGCTGGCGGAGGTCCAGGGCGTCGATCTACGGGACGTCCGCAAGCCGCCGCCGCGCTCCCAGCTGCACTTCTTCAGCGG is a window of Acidobacteriota bacterium DNA encoding:
- the pgi gene encoding glucose-6-phosphate isomerase (functions in sugar metabolism in glycolysis and the Embden-Meyerhof pathways (EMP) and in gluconeogenesis; catalyzes reversible isomerization of glucose-6-phosphate to fructose-6-phosphate; member of PGI family), with amino-acid sequence MSTATLWQRYRQYTFDDRELGLRLDISRMDFGEGFFPGMSTAMERVFESMTELEAGAVANPDEGRQVGHYWLRAPELAPSEEQTAAIRAAQRATKDFAAKVHSGELRPPGEERFTDLLVIGIGGSALGPQLVADALGQPGRDRLRLAFFDNTDPDGMARTLAELGDRLATTLCVVISKSGGTPETRNGLLVAQRAMEAAGLGFAPRAVAITGDGSALDERAREEGWLARFPMWDWVGGRTSVTSAVGLVPAALQGLDVDAFLDGAAACDARTRVPEVENNPAALLALMWFHATKGQGERDMVILPYRDRLLLFSRYLQQLVMESLGKGEDLEGRPVAQGIAVYGNKGSTDQHAFVQQLREGVDNFFVTFVEVLANDSEDPQVEPGVTCSDYLRGFLTGTQ
- a CDS encoding pyridoxal-phosphate dependent enzyme; translation: MSQDSRTTDPENPGDTLPPAEAGLYLQDGARPDPEFQLGDLEELRRRAASAETPVEERLEAFEDILDSEVGDTHFGRARNLERALGLRQLFLKFEGGNPTGTQKDRIAFAQARDALRRGFDTITVATCGNYGAAMALAASIAGLRCLIYIPEGYHTRRLQEMTRFGAEIVRFNGDYEATVDASRRRAADDELYDANPGGDNTDLQLEGYGQIALEIYDELRDAPAVVAVPASNGTTLAGIYKGFLRLYRRGKTSRMPHMVAGSSAHKNPIIRSFLRGHQHCEDLDPARVRETVVNEPLINWHSYDGDQALEALRASGGWADHVSDRQMLRLARQLLEREGLSVLPASTAGLVVLLTRHAAEPLPGDRYVAVLTGRK